A single region of the Halobacterium wangiae genome encodes:
- a CDS encoding DNA-directed RNA polymerase subunit L has product MDLRVIEKGDAELTIEIAGENHTFMNVLKGALLETEGVAAASYDVNPEQSGGQTEPLLTIKTDEETDPLDALQSAANRTGDELREFAETFEAAV; this is encoded by the coding sequence ATGGATCTGCGGGTCATCGAGAAGGGCGACGCGGAACTCACTATCGAGATCGCCGGGGAGAACCACACGTTCATGAACGTGCTGAAGGGGGCGCTGCTGGAGACGGAGGGCGTGGCCGCCGCCTCCTACGACGTCAACCCCGAGCAGTCCGGCGGCCAGACGGAGCCGCTGCTCACGATCAAGACCGACGAGGAGACGGACCCGCTGGACGCGCTGCAGTCGGCGGCCAACCGGACGGGCGACGAACTCCGCGAGTTCGCGGAGACGTTCGAGGCCGCGGTCTAG
- a CDS encoding METTL5 family protein, translating into MKRALEQRLSAVEGFRDPSAALEQYPTPADIAAHLLHLADLHGDVAGRTVADLGTGTGMLALGAATRNPERVLAVERDPDALAVARENETRVDPGVRVDWLLGDATRPPLSRVDTVVMNPPFGAQRGQRHADRAFLAAAAELADVSYSIHNAGSKAFVESFAADRGGELTHAFAAEFDVDRQFEFHTSERETLDVEAFRVEWATRRSPG; encoded by the coding sequence GTGAAGCGCGCGCTCGAACAGCGACTCTCCGCGGTCGAAGGGTTCCGGGACCCGAGCGCTGCGCTCGAACAGTACCCGACGCCGGCGGACATCGCCGCTCACCTCCTCCACCTCGCAGACCTCCACGGTGACGTCGCCGGCCGCACCGTCGCGGACCTCGGTACGGGCACGGGGATGCTGGCGCTCGGCGCCGCCACGCGGAACCCAGAGCGCGTCCTCGCTGTCGAGCGGGACCCGGATGCACTGGCCGTCGCCCGGGAGAACGAGACGCGCGTCGACCCAGGCGTGCGCGTTGACTGGCTACTCGGCGACGCGACGCGGCCGCCACTGTCGCGCGTCGACACCGTCGTGATGAACCCGCCGTTCGGCGCTCAGCGAGGCCAGCGGCACGCCGACCGAGCGTTCCTGGCGGCGGCAGCGGAACTCGCCGACGTCTCCTACTCGATACACAACGCCGGCAGCAAGGCGTTCGTCGAGTCGTTCGCGGCCGACCGGGGTGGCGAACTGACCCACGCGTTCGCCGCCGAGTTCGACGTCGACCGTCAGTTCGAGTTCCACACGAGCGAGCGGGAGACCCTCGACGTCGAGGCGTTCAGGGTCGAGTGGGCTACTCGTAGGTCTCCCGGGTAG
- a CDS encoding rhomboid family intramembrane serine protease has product MNVSPLAVVAGTALLTFAVLAVAARFYQFSLFTHGLPVAVLAGVVAAAASGTVSVWRGAAWVGVVVFFGSGVAVLSRGEGREFWRAVRSRLLFGVPWGTLVVVATIVAFYLFVQFGVRGTGSPLVVPFVSWSYFYPLGVVTAPFAHASLGHVTGNLVATLVLAPIVEYAISHFPTERGASSFGSWRTNPYVRAFVLVPLGIAFVSLLTGLFSWGATIGFSGVVFAFAGFALVRYPLATVVAVVAQDVLALLWSVLRDPITFASVSPSFSPPWWAGISVQGHLFGFLVGAVLAALLLARRDERPSAARVWFGSVVIATSLSLWAVWWYGRSVDYVLYRSLGVLLVVALALVLTAAVRADETTIARDLTGRKAAVVLLLLPVVTMSMVAVPINLTTVEDAELAGDPVEIRGYEVTYAEDVQNERVAAVQLPLFAQATNVSASGVIVASDSRTIWTERVSAGELAFFGDSAVTVGGVGWEETVWAHRRGWVPRGGNPVYNVYLQPPGSDWRPVFASNSSTADPVVTGRQVRIDAMDGRFAVEVVRNDSVLGTARIPAVNESTTAGGLTFVRQEQKLLAERGNTTVTVATRETYE; this is encoded by the coding sequence ATGAACGTCTCCCCGCTGGCGGTGGTCGCCGGGACGGCGCTGCTCACGTTCGCCGTGCTGGCCGTCGCCGCCCGGTTCTACCAGTTCTCGCTGTTCACTCACGGGCTGCCGGTCGCCGTGTTGGCGGGCGTCGTCGCGGCAGCGGCCAGCGGCACCGTGAGTGTCTGGCGTGGGGCCGCGTGGGTCGGCGTCGTCGTCTTCTTCGGCTCTGGAGTCGCGGTGCTGTCAAGAGGTGAGGGCCGCGAGTTCTGGCGGGCTGTGCGCTCCCGGCTCCTGTTTGGCGTCCCGTGGGGGACGCTGGTCGTCGTCGCCACCATCGTCGCCTTCTACCTCTTCGTGCAGTTCGGCGTGCGCGGCACGGGGTCACCCCTCGTCGTCCCGTTCGTCTCCTGGTCGTACTTCTACCCGCTGGGCGTAGTGACCGCACCGTTCGCCCATGCCAGCCTCGGCCACGTCACCGGCAACCTGGTGGCGACGCTGGTGCTCGCACCGATCGTCGAGTACGCGATCTCGCACTTCCCGACCGAACGGGGGGCCAGTTCGTTCGGGTCGTGGCGGACGAACCCGTACGTCCGGGCGTTCGTCCTCGTCCCGCTCGGTATCGCGTTCGTCTCGCTGCTCACCGGGCTGTTCTCGTGGGGGGCGACCATCGGTTTCTCGGGCGTCGTCTTCGCCTTCGCGGGGTTCGCACTCGTCCGCTACCCGCTCGCGACGGTGGTCGCCGTCGTCGCCCAGGACGTGCTGGCGCTGCTGTGGTCAGTGCTCCGGGACCCCATCACGTTCGCGTCGGTGTCGCCGTCGTTCTCCCCGCCGTGGTGGGCGGGTATCTCCGTCCAGGGACACCTGTTCGGGTTCCTCGTCGGTGCGGTGCTGGCGGCGCTCCTGCTGGCTCGCCGCGACGAGCGACCGTCGGCGGCCCGCGTCTGGTTCGGGTCGGTCGTCATCGCGACGTCGCTGTCGCTGTGGGCGGTGTGGTGGTACGGACGGAGCGTGGACTACGTGCTCTACCGCTCGCTCGGCGTGTTGCTCGTCGTGGCGCTCGCACTCGTGCTCACCGCCGCCGTGCGCGCCGACGAGACGACGATCGCTCGCGACCTCACCGGACGCAAGGCCGCGGTGGTGCTGTTGCTACTGCCCGTCGTGACGATGTCGATGGTGGCGGTGCCGATCAACCTCACGACCGTCGAGGACGCAGAACTGGCCGGCGACCCGGTCGAGATCCGCGGCTACGAGGTGACGTACGCCGAGGACGTCCAGAACGAGCGGGTGGCCGCTGTCCAGTTGCCGCTGTTCGCGCAAGCGACGAACGTCTCGGCGAGCGGCGTCATCGTCGCCAGCGACAGTCGCACCATCTGGACGGAGCGCGTGAGCGCCGGCGAACTCGCGTTCTTCGGCGACAGTGCAGTGACGGTCGGCGGCGTTGGCTGGGAGGAGACCGTCTGGGCGCACCGTCGCGGCTGGGTTCCTCGCGGTGGTAACCCCGTCTACAACGTCTACCTCCAACCGCCGGGGAGCGACTGGCGGCCCGTGTTCGCATCCAACAGTTCGACCGCCGACCCCGTCGTCACCGGTCGGCAGGTGCGGATCGACGCGATGGACGGCCGGTTCGCCGTGGAGGTAGTGCGCAACGACTCAGTCCTCGGAACCGCGCGGATTCCGGCGGTCAACGAGTCGACGACCGCGGGCGGACTCACGTTCGTCCGCCAGGAGCAGAAATTGCTCGCCGAGCGCGGGAACACGACGGTGACGGTCGCTACCCGGGAGACCTACGAGTAG